One genomic region from Vanessa tameamea isolate UH-Manoa-2023 chromosome 14, ilVanTame1 primary haplotype, whole genome shotgun sequence encodes:
- the LOC113398832 gene encoding large ribosomal subunit protein uL23m, producing MSTRWYPIYQKGNPQLRVFLPNFWMKLVRPEGRQQPSKVTFHCSIEMTKHDVKNYIEKIYNVPVVDVKTRIAMGKFRKDIGKGYIVKDDDVKFAYVTLPKTMKFDFPNIFEKKKGDGDDDMKSLDEAKKSFKNYIERNKDRSDVPSWFSI from the exons atgtcaACACGATG GTATCCTATATACCAAAAAGGAAATCCACAATTAAGAGTATTTTTACCAAATTTTTGGATGAAATTAGTACGCCCTGAGGGCCGACAACAACCAAGCAAAGTAACATTTCACTGTTCAATTGAAATGACAAAACACGACGTTAAAAACTATATAgagaaaatttataatgtcCCTGTAGTGGACGTAAAAACACGAATTGCAATGGGGAAATTTCGGAAAGACATTGGAAAGGGCTATATTGTAAAAGATGACGATGTAAAGTTTGCATATGTAACTTTG ccAAAAACGATGAAATTTGATTTCCCCAATATATTTGAGAAGAAAAAGggtgatggtgatgatgatatGAAGTCATTAGATGAAGCCAAAAagtcttttaaaaattacatagaaCGTAACAAGGATAGATCCGATGTCCCAAGCTGGTTTTCTATATAA